One region of Babylonia areolata isolate BAREFJ2019XMU chromosome 29, ASM4173473v1, whole genome shotgun sequence genomic DNA includes:
- the LOC143274905 gene encoding interleukin 17-like protein, with product MASFSESSFSAGVRRCVLVAAVIGCVLCCLPMTTTAMPMKEVVGEGMRRVKGEQQQQEEHHREKRAVNKTTCAQPDNLESMFQAINSQLGNTEFLGKLHNGQAISIPASEVKVEEDGNPNENKTCPTSLTTDPTAPLAHRSLCPYYFNVLNLPDGYYPSSLKTAKCKCQQCIHNDAYGCEPVLTRVAVLKPVGCHQGLQKYQEELVDVSTACTCASASSTQSTITTTPWWVQ from the exons ATGGCTTCGTTCAGCGAGTCTTCTTTCTCCGCGGGAGTCCGCCGCTGTGTCCTCGTCGCTGCCGTTATCGGCTGTGTCCTCTGCTGCCTGCccatgacgacgacggcgatgccgatgaaagaggtggtgggggaggggatgaggagggtgaagggggagcagcagcagcaggaagagcATCACAGAGAGAAACGGGCCGTCAACAAAACGACCTGCGCCCAGCCTGACAACCTGGAGTCCATGTTTCAAGCCATCAACTCTCAG ctGGGCAACACGGAATTCCTGGGCAAGCTGCACAACGGACAAGCCATCAGCATCCCCGCCAGTGAAGTCAAGGTGGAGGAGGACGGCAACCCCAACGAGAACAAGACGTGCCCGACCTCCCTGACGACGGACCCCACGGCCCCTCTGGCTCACCGCAGCCTGTGCCCCTACTACTTCAACGTGCTGAACCTGCCTGACGGCTACTACCCCAGCAGCCTGAAGACCGCCAAGTGCAAGTGCCAGCAGTGTATCCACAACGACGCCTATGGCTGTGAGCCTGTCCTGACCCGGGTGGCTGTGCTGAAGCCGGTGGGCTGTCACCAGGGACTGCAGAAGTATCAGGAGGAGCTCGTCGACGTCAGCACCGCCTGCACGTGCGCCTCGGCCAGCAGCACGCagagcaccatcaccaccaccccctggtgGGTGCAGTAA